ACCAACAGATACGAATGATAAAAGAGCTTTTAAAGACACCTGTAACAAAGGAAGCAAAAAAGCCATTGATAAGTTAAGAGATACACGTTGGATTCTATTTATGAAGTCTGGCATTTCgaaaacttttttcaatatgATCCTGTTGGTAAAGAATGGGGTTTCTCCACTGAATATGTGAACACATTTCTTAAAAATCAAACAGGAAAACTGTGACCGGTCAAAATAGCGTAAAACAGAAGAACAAAGGCAAATGTACATCAAGCAGTATATTGAAAAAGAGGGGGTCCAACTTGACTACCATAGTATAGAGAGAAAAAAGCAGGAATGCGTGCAAATTTagtcaaaattaaacaattaaacaaaaatgaaatacagtcCATTGATGAACCAGCCCTGTACTTTGAAAACTAACGAGTGACAGAGTAGAACGTTGTGTCTAATAAAAGTGTATATTTACGCTGGAAATACAGGGAAGAGTTGTAGAATCAactaggaaaaccaacatatggTCATTGCAACCTATATAACAGCACATACAAGACCTGAATTACACAGCTAAGTCCTCGCGCGTTGTACGAAGATGCCGGTTCTCTTGTATTTACATCGAAAGCAGGAGACCCGATGCCCTCATTAGGTGATTATTTATGCgattttacaaatgaaatacaagaaaatcatATCAAACCATTTGTAGCTGGTGGACCAAAACGTTATGCATACCCATTTGAAAATCCTGACAAACTTACTGCAAAATAAAAGGGCATCGCTCTaaattgtaacaagagctgtcggaggacagcaacgctcgactattcaacagtcttgtcaactgaatgaatattaaagtcgaaaaaggggcataattttgtaaaaacagtgTTATGGAACTtgtacagtgcatatcagctcatgacaatggacaagtgtgtgaagtttcagtccattcccattagtgggttaCTGAGATACGAGTtaaccaaaaaactgctaagtcgaaaaaggggcataattttgtaaaaacgcaAAGTAGAGTTGTGGAACCTGTGCACTACATGTCAGATCActacagtgaacaagtgtgtgaagtttcaatctattcccattagtgggtactgagataccagcttacatataaaccctcaaccaaaaatttctaagccgaaaaatgggcataattttgtaaaaaaaaaatagagttattgaacctgtgcaatttaagtcagtttatcacagtgaataagtgtgtcaagtttcaatcctttcaatcctttcccataagtggttactgagataccagcttacctaCAAAAACGTAACCAAATCGGTACGCCGACGCAGaggcggacgccgacgcatgggtgagtccaatagctctacctattctttgaatagtcgaccTAAAAAACCAGTTGgcaataaattttgaaacaatcATGGACATGGTTATTGGTTCATAGATAGATAGGTACGTATGTAGGTAGGTAGATTTCTGTGTAAAATGTCTGTTTACACGTAAACATttttgctcataaaaatatcactatttaagctcaatccaggggtcgtgagttcgatccccactGTGGATAGATGGTTCCACTTCTAAGAGTCAAAAGCCGTCCATTACATTTCTGGCCCTTGACAGACGGACAGGCGTTCAAATATTgtggataaaagggcaagatacgaagtcgaaatttcgtgttgTCGTGCTTTACACTTGGCACGCTAAAGAAACAGGGAAgccgtcttctgtatcttgcactagcCTCTTTACAAGAGACATACTTTATTATTAGATCTAAGAGACTTTTTATCAAGATGAATTCTCGTCAAAGTCCGAGCACATTTCGAGGGCTTAGACTGAaacttctatttctatatacagatagaccaggggccggttgttcgaaactttaacaggctgttaTTTGATTCATAATAGAAATCTACTAgacttggtgggaaacactagtatgatgttttgattttattgtaaagagttttcattgttcataattcttacctcatacatttgtttttcaaagtctgAAATGCCGAAAAATAACCCTAAAAAAGGCGAAGCCTTGCGAGTTAATTAGGgaccagctggtcattaaatatttgatgattttatatccATTCGTTTCCCAACAATATTTagccatccaagtctaactaatGGGCGAATTTGTTAattagactgttttctacaaactacaaagttattttatttgctttcttttaacggtaattttgaacaatattattGCTTTTAATCGcttgttaaaattttgaacaaCTCAGTGGGCCCTGTTCGAATGAATTTGCCGTACTAGTATAttgaattgggaaaaaaaaagtaACGACCACGACGAGACTCGAACTCGCAATCTTCTGATTCGAAGTCAGacgccttatccattaggccacgcGGCCGTCGTTACAATATAGAGGAAAATAAcagaatatatatgtattttattgtaaAGGATATCAGCTTAGTGTGGTATATCatgttcatttattatatttatttttggaaaacttttaaatgaactaTTTTCTTCCAGAATCAGCATTTTCGTATTCAATTCACGTGACCTTGTTTACAGACCGGATGTGTCCTACTTACATTCGAAGCTCTTCGGATAACTTCCTTAAAAGCTATCTGGGCACTCGGTAACTTCGTGATTGACCTATGTTTTGTACTGAATATTGCCTTGTGTAAAATAAACATTGTGCGATGTAGGTAACTTTCATTTGAAGTTTTCTGAGGATCGCCAGGGCTGTCGGAGCTCTAACATGGCGCAGAAATATGTCGATTGGCCGTCTTCTTCGGACAGTGAATTTAATGATGACAACTCTGAGGATTTGTCACACAGTGAACTAGAAGTGTTGCCTAACTATCTCGTAAATGATCCAACGGGTTGGAAATCTATTCAGCTAAGCCATAACAGTTTTGTCACGTTTCCTGGTGAATTGGGAACATTTCTAAATCTTATAAACTTAGACATCAGTAACAATGGTTTGACTGACATTGGGTgtgaaattttacatttgaaaaaccTGAACACTTTCACTGCTAGAAATAATCTGCTGGACGCAAGCTCTTTGCCAAAAGATTTTGGACTAATGATATCGCTAGAGACAATAAATTTCAGTGGAAACCGATTCACAGATTTCCCAATGCAGCTGACAGAATTGAGGAATTTAAAAACTTTGCATATAGGCGCCAATAGTCTTAAGTCCATACCGAGTGCTATAAAAGGCTTATCAAGGTATGTATTTTAGAAGCTGTTTTGGCAGAACAGCTTTTGTGTAAAGTTAagcatttaaagtatttttgttgcCATGACTAACTGTTCATTAGATCGTAGCTTACTACATGTCAGGCAGTTGTTTAACTTTTAATAGCTGCAGAAAGCAAACTCCTAAAGTTGCTTTTTTATAACTATTTCAGCAGTATTGCATTTCTTGGCTACCATATTACTGTTTTGGTTTTCTTACAGTCATGTTGATTAAGGTGTTCAGAAACCTTTCTGTCCTTTCACTCACTTTTCTATCAGTCAGACTCAGAGTTTTGTACATGAATaatcaaatacaaaaatattaagaaaaagtaCCATACTTTGTCAATTATTTATTTGCAACATGCTGATTTTTATCAATTCTTATATATTTCAGGTTGGAAGTGTTGTACTTGGGCGGTAATTCTTTGCAGGAGGTACCTGCTGAACTAGGCACATTGCATCGTCTGATCTCACTTGTTCTATGTGATAACCAATTACACAGTCTACCACCAACATTCTCTCATCTCAGAAAACTACGCTCACTTAGTCTGCACAACAACAGACTCTCCACTCTACCTCAGGAAATTGTTGCATTGAATTTGACGGAACTTAGTCTTAGAAACAATCCATTAGTTGTTAGATTTGTACAAGATTTGAGTTTTGATCCTCCTTCTTTGATGGAACTAGCGGGGAGAGTCATCAAAACTGACCGGATTAAGTATTCAACTTCTGACCTGCCGTCTCACCTGGTCAAGTACCTATCTTCTGCTGAAAGATGTGTTAATCCTAAATGCAAAGGTATAGTGTAGAACTACTATATAGaatgatggttctacccaggtgcctgcccgtgatgaaataatgcatggaggggcacctggggtcttcctccaccatcaaagctggaaagtcgccatatggcctatcattgtgtcggtgcgacgttaaaccgaactaaaaaaataaaataaaagattagAAATTGAGTCCATCGCACATGtacaggggttccatttgacccgggaccccgggtccggacccgggagattttcaaaagacgctcaaaggacccggcagaatacttgcctgtgcgtccttcgggacccgggggcattttcctttgataatcctttctcttatcattaatttccttcagtaaaactatttccacgatagacacgtgtatttaaaataaacactcgcggtcatgctctcctgcctatgatctctgctaaatcccgccctttctcctgtagacatgcctcgctgattttttatcagcaattacgtcacggcgagtgcacataggtaacaagaaatcaatgaagtgttgaaattaattgataaagcgaatcctgtgtactgtcaaaaaaggcgccaattattaaattatcgtaagcagctgattaccgagcatgtgaaaagtgccctgcaagattttttcatgccaactttaaattagaccattgtttagtgattatatcgtaatttcaacaagaaacttcacaaattttgatgaatttcgaaagcaaaaataagtttagaatgtccgttcacgggtctaattacacccgatgtcatatgcatatttccaaaattcgtaaaaaaacttgaatttcaatgcagttttttatgataagtagcatcattatttgaggaactaatgctgatttagcttagtttgccaaataaactgagcaaaaactactttccgatgacattctgaaagtgtaacagtgttcggatagtacattttggatacatttttctagagtgttatagcactgttctgttattaaaaatgaaatgaaatattgaagaaaaacctaatttaaataacatgaattttgataaatattagtttacaatatgagactatatgacctgagactgacatttttattatgctgtaacatgatcttgggtttattgttttcttaggtaaagatctacgtattactgaataaaaaaatatagtaaattatattgacgtgttgggacaggactcctgtattttggaaaaggacccttcaaaatttgggcccaagggtcctgggactcttgggttttcgggtctagtggaacccctgcatgtatatacatgtaaattttggATTAAAATTATTTATCCTTTTTACTTAGACATTGTGTTAAGTGGCATGTTTGAACAGGTACataaattcttcaaaaaaaatttttaaggatCTTGCCTGCCTGCCTAAGGAAAGTGGGGATTAAGCACCCACACATTAGCAAGATTTTTTAtctgtactggttgggaaccattttccggacacattttcatatttcggctccattattcccccaaagaaatatttgacataaatgaagcccacactgcacaaattTCAGCTgcttccacatccgatgttgtaatcagcatcgcgttgtgacgtaaaatatgggttccatggggcctcaaatggggtcactaaaataagttatttttcccgtcaggtaaaccagtatccggacaaatacttttacggtgttttgttgttaatttgatatcaaaataagtaattaaactatttctacacatttctttatcattcatctctttaaaattgcaatgaaacataacccgacgttcaatagcagctacgaaagcaaaccgacgttgactataaaaaactcgaatttcgtctcaTACGAATttttgataattccaatagatatagaataaaattagtgcaaaaatcgacaaccctgcatcttacgtaacttttagcgtcgaattaaaagtagaacatgttatcagcagacaatcattatgtagtttgattatttcttccccacttgatacctcgtcATGTGTATATTACTGCGCATGcacaatgctatcttcatgccccgttaagacataaagttgttttgtaaacgcaggtgagttatcatcaaaaacccaaacattatacagccttataaaatagtggtttgttgtagacatgaagaacaaacatctaaatgatctagatgaaacaattacatgaatagcaacgaaataaagcggatattacatgtgtccggaaactggtcctgtccggcaAATGGTTCTTAACCAGTACTGTCTCCAGGTTTGAGTAAACAGTTAATTGCTAAGTTTAACAGTATTTTCTTTTCTGGGCCTAAAAGGTTAGTAAGCTCTAGGGTCAGGTATATTTGCTAGGTAGAGAAGAAATCAATGTCTTTAGTAGCAAATGTAAATAAATGGTAACGctgaaattgatatatttaaaaaaagctatattcatattataaattttttttttatagtttctcAGTTTCTCAAGTTTATGCAGTAATACTGTAATGAAAACAGTTTCCCCATtaaaaaaaagtctaaaaaaaatCCTGTGtgttgaaaatatcaaaactcttaaaaatgaaatatttttggttcatatttatctttttattattttcttttttattcacaGTTAAAATATAATGGAGTTCTTTctctgttttcaaaataatgacttAAAAGCATCCCGCTTTAGACTCACTATATTTAATAGTGGTAAACATGCCATTTCATTGTTAGTCAAAATTTGTGGTTAGAATTCAGGACATTAATATAGTGACACTGTTAATACATGTTTGTATAACAGCTGTGACATAACATTATATTGAGCTTTTTATCAGAacattatttgtaatatatattgaAACATCGGATAAGTTCACCAGATTAAAAATACACTTGaattttatcaaggttataaGTATGTTTACACATGCCagtaatattattatttcaactTTTGTTCTATAATACCTGAGTTGGTATAAGGAAGTCATAAGGTACATGCACAAAAACAGTTAATGATAAATTATTATTGATAATTAAATAACAGTGCAGTTTTTCAGGGCTGACTCCCTACATATATAGGGTAGAGCAGTAATTTTCTTGTCAGATTTGTTATTTTGAGGGGCGAATGCAAAAGAGGTCTTAAGtccatataaataaagaagcacctACACTTCTTTCGCATTTGCCCCTAGAATATTTCAGGTGTATACTCAACGGTGGCAAATTCTGACTTTGACTTGCTTGTCCTTATAAGCCCATTTTTCTGCTTACCTATGTAATGGTTATATAGTAAAATAATGTGAATTTTTCCTAGGACAAACTGGGTGAGTTAAACTACTGATTTTACCACCCCTGCATAATACTTTAGCTTTGAATTGTGTATGTTACGTTTCTGATGTATACTTTAAAtagtttaagttgtttgttttacCTTTTAGGTGTATACTTCAGCTCCAAAGTAGAGAAtgtaaaatttgtggatttctgCGGCAAGTATCGCTTGCCCTTGCTACAGTATCTGTGCTCCCCACAATGTTCATACACGTCTGTGTACAGCGACAGCGAAACTGATGACGAGGACTCGGCAAGTGCAAAGATGAAAAAAGTTTTACTGGGCTGATTTGCAAATTTGCCAAAACATTTCTAGAGCATATGATACAACAGTAAATTGTTGCTACcaaagttacaaatataaaaacattttttctctatACTTGCATTTATATTGTCGCTGTACAATGTACAGTACTGTATTTGATATAATCTTGGAATCTGAGTTTGCTGTGGGTATTATTTTgcagtgtttcttttttaatggCAAAAATTCATGATAGTTGTGTCAAATTTTTAGCATTATGAAAACATaatattgcatggcaatactgaGGAACCTGCAGATGTAAAAAAAAGTTTAGCAGTACTGTCAGCAAACTGTAATTTTGTCCAGGTAGCCAAAAACATAGAGGGCATTTTATAATAACTCTTCCAGTCTTTTGTAGATGTCTGTATATATGTTTTTTAAGCCAAAGATtgtaaaaattatacaaaataattttaaactgaaCTATTTTGTGTTTGAAAATGCTTTTGCATCAGTTATCATGTAGCAGTTACGTATTGGGAACCAGTCAGGGTCACACCTCTTGCTAGAGAACCAGTTGAGCCTGGTCTGttgctgtaaaaaaaaaaccaacacatGCAGAAGTTTATTGACAGAAATTGAGCATTTTAAAGTAATAATCTCAGGTTACTACGCTTACCATTGATAATCCAGACAACATGTCTACTGTGAAATCACTGATATATATGGCAGACTTATTTTCGTGGTGGAGCCAGTCTACGAAACTTATTTTCAACAagcaaatttattaattttatgttcaggTTGAAAtccgcatttttagctcacctgtcacatagtgacaaggtgagcttttgtgatcacccttcgtccgtcatcagtccgtcCCTCCGTGGGTCTCGTGCGTCCGTGcctcaacaatttcttgtctgcacgatagtggtttcatttatgattttattttaaccaaacttgcacacaacttgtatcaccataagagctaggttcctttcttgaactggccagatccctttacaggttccagagttatggcccctgaaagggacaaaattagctattttgaccttgtctgcacaatagcagctttatttataatttgatttttaccaaactggcacacaactt
The Mercenaria mercenaria strain notata chromosome 10, MADL_Memer_1, whole genome shotgun sequence genome window above contains:
- the LOC123559860 gene encoding leucine-rich repeat-containing protein 58-like; amino-acid sequence: MAQKYVDWPSSSDSEFNDDNSEDLSHSELEVLPNYLVNDPTGWKSIQLSHNSFVTFPGELGTFLNLINLDISNNGLTDIGCEILHLKNLNTFTARNNLLDASSLPKDFGLMISLETINFSGNRFTDFPMQLTELRNLKTLHIGANSLKSIPSAIKGLSRLEVLYLGGNSLQEVPAELGTLHRLISLVLCDNQLHSLPPTFSHLRKLRSLSLHNNRLSTLPQEIVALNLTELSLRNNPLVVRFVQDLSFDPPSLMELAGRVIKTDRIKYSTSDLPSHLVKYLSSAERCVNPKCKGVYFSSKVENVKFVDFCGKYRLPLLQYLCSPQCSYTSVYSDSETDDEDSASAKMKKVLLG